GCGCGTATTTGTATCTGGAAGAGCAAGTTTACGCCATTTTATTTGCCGTCGCCGTACAGTTTGCGATTGCTATCGCGCTGTTAGCGCTGCCTTATGTGCACGGTATCGGCAAATTATCGCTGATGGTGGTGTATGCCGCTGCGTTGCTGTTATCCAGCGTAAGCGCGTATACCTACATTTATAACAGCAGTTTGCCGGGGTATAACACCGCCCACACCGTGGATACCGGCTTGAAAGCGACCCTCACCACCCGCCTTAGCGATGTGCTGGCAGTCGAACAACAATTTTTGAGCGATGCCGAAGCCAAGGTAACGGAAACCCAACGTTTGGTGGATGAAGAAGCCAAAAGCGGCGGGCGTTCCGGTTTAGGGCCGGGCAAAGGCGCTAATTATTACGCCAAGGTCGATGCTCACGACCAAGCCGTCACCGCACAAACTGCCGCCCAGCAAAACTTTACAGCCATGCGCGAACAGCTTACCCGTGTAAATCAACAATTAGCCACCGTCAGTGATGAAGCCTTGCGCGACAGTTTGCTGGTGGAAATTGCCAAACTACGCGCCCTGACCAATGCCGATGACAGCCGTACCGCGTTAACCCAATTGCTCAAACAGGATTTGGGTCAGGTACAAAACCCGGTGGAAAAAGCGCTGGCAACCCTGTTAACACCTGACGATTACTCAATCAGCGTAATCGTGGGGATCATCTGGGCAGCAGTATTTGATTTGGTGGCACTGTTTTTGGGGATTGTGCGTTATTACTTGTTAAGCCCCGGCAAACCGATATTCCAAAGCATTTACGACGGCTTATTGGGAATCGCCGTGTTTTTCATGAAGCTGTTCCACCTGCGCAAAGAAGCGGCGTTCCAATTCGATAAAGCGCCGGGTTATCGGCAACACAAGCATGAAATCCCCCTGAACTCACCGGAAGTGCAAAACTTTGCGACCCGTTTATTGGTGGGCAGCCAGATGGCATCCCCCGATGACGCCGACCCCGCCGAACCGTTACGCACCTTAATCAGCCATATTCAGCCGCTG
The window above is part of the Thiothrix winogradskyi genome. Proteins encoded here:
- a CDS encoding DUF4407 domain-containing protein: MKQLTQHPPEPSFKLKTMSFLIGLFIIFLAAANGIFTYSGAYLYLEEQVYAILFAVAVQFAIAIALLALPYVHGIGKLSLMVVYAAALLLSSVSAYTYIYNSSLPGYNTAHTVDTGLKATLTTRLSDVLAVEQQFLSDAEAKVTETQRLVDEEAKSGGRSGLGPGKGANYYAKVDAHDQAVTAQTAAQQNFTAMREQLTRVNQQLATVSDEALRDSLLVEIAKLRALTNADDSRTALTQLLKQDLGQVQNPVEKALATLLTPDDYSISVIVGIIWAAVFDLVALFLGIVRYYLLSPGKPIFQSIYDGLLGIAVFFMKLFHLRKEAAFQFDKAPGYRQHKHEIPLNSPEVQNFATRLLVGSQMASPDDADPAEPLRTLISHIQPLHLEGETQQVGIPFSVVEQESRLKTLLAMLIQSGVLLHRREAECYVLNPAENMAQKVMVFIRMGMRNSPDSLLSPAAFLLSPEQRQALA